Within the Drosophila miranda strain MSH22 chromosome Y unlocalized genomic scaffold, D.miranda_PacBio2.1 Contig_Y2_pilon, whole genome shotgun sequence genome, the region GCATCGGCAAAGGCATCCGGATATTGGTGGCCATATgcctgctgatgctgctgcggATGCAGCAGTGGCTTAACTAGAAATCGGGGTCGTAGTCGCGCGAATAGCGCGTCCGACTCGCATGATTGTTATAGCTGTACATCTGGTGGGCATCGGCAAAGGCATCCGGATATTGGTGGCCATATgcctgctgatgctgctgcggatgctgctggtgctgttgctgctgatgggTATGGGTGGGATACTGGTGGCCATGATGCGGCCACTTCAGGGAGTCACCCTTCTGCGAGTACGTCGGCTGCTGGGCATAGAAATAGTCGGCATTGCTGTGCGGATGACGGGTGGAGCGCCAGCTGTCGTAGATGTTGGAGCTATTACTGCCGTGCATCGAATTGGTAAAGCGCTGCAAAGGAACAATTGAAAGTATAAGAAAGGGTGGTAGAAGAGCACGGCACTCGAGTTACTTTCGGCTTTATCGGCTGCTTGCTATCGTTCCAGGGATCATCAATGTTGTAGAAGTCATCCACACCGTAGTTGTCCGCACCACCCATGTGGTTGACCTTCAGTTCGTTCAGAATGTCATTGGTCAAGGGAATCGGCGTCTTCTTGGCCCTCTTCTGACGATTGAGCAGCTGAATATGGGCATGGGTTTAGTGGAGCCCAGAACAATCAACGTGCGACTTACCACTGTGACGCCAAAGATGATGACAAAGACCAGGGAACCAACTCCAATCACAATCACGACTGTGGCCCATTGGGGAATGAGCAGATCCTCCTCTGCAAACTCCACATTTGTGTTCAGGTTCATGGCTATGACTGCAGGGAAACGGAAAGGATTGGCTTGCGATCAGAGAGCTGCGATGTCCAACTACTCACCACTAAAATCGGTGGCCACCGGATCAATGATGTATTTGCCCATCTGATAGCTGGCCGTGACTAGTTGCTCCTCCCGCGGCCCGGACACGCTGTCCGTCTCATTCTCCTCGGCATCTTTGTCGGGCAGCGCAGGTGCCACAGGTTTGGTTAGCGCATCGTGGAACAGCTTCCGGATCTCCTGCGTGTCCACGTCCTCCGTTATGTTGGCCAGCTCCACGTAGTAGTCGACCAGCACACTGCCCTTGCTGAAGCTATCGATGCGCACCTTCTTGTACCACTTGTTCAGCTGATCGGCGCTGGAGTACACTTCATTTAGCTGAAAGGAGAGGAACGAGCAGTGAGCATTCAACAGATGAAGGCAAAGAACGGAGGGCGACGCCTACTTGAGCCTCCAGCTCGTGGGCCAGATTCTTCCACTCGAGCGTGTTGTGATCCAGGAGCTCGGGTTTCCAGGCCACGCCGTCGATGATCTTGATGGTGGCCGCCAGATCACAGTCGGCCGTGCAGTGTCCCGGCTTTTTCGGCCGCggtgttgtcgttgtcgtggTGCTCGTTGTCGatgtgctggtgttggtggtgctgctgctcgcGCTGGGCGTTAGCAGATCCTCAAAGTTGATTGTCTGGGCATTCAGCTTCTCGATGGACAGCGGGGTGGTGGGCGGTGTGGGCCAGCCGGTGAACTCCGTGGTGGCTCGCGTGGGTGGACCCTTTTTGATGACCACCGGCGGGGTTCCGTCGGATGAGGGCGTGACTGCATCAGCCTGGCCATCATTTCCGGGGTGCGGCATGGTCAGGCGATGGGATCCGAGACGCTTATGAAAGCCTTTTGGGAAGACTACCTTTAGGCCGCTTCCTTCGCTTGCTGGCGCTTCAGTGGTGCTTGACGCCACCGCCTTGGGCTTATTTGTTGTAGTGGAGGTGGAGGTTGAAGTGGAGGCTGGATGTACCTTCGGTGACTTGAATCCCGGGGGCAGCAGAGAGGGCAGCAGATCCTCGTCGCTCGAAGTGTCCGCCTTGGCGGTCTCGTTCAGCTTGAAGCCAGGCGGTAGGAGAGCGCTCAGATCCTCTATTTTGATGGGTTTCACACCTTCGGGCAGCTTGGGGATGGCGTCGGCCTTCTCCTTGGCGGGCGCTTTGTAGCCAGGAGGCAAGAACTTGCTCAGATCATCGAAAGGCACGGCCACGGGATGGGATCGGGGCGTGGTCGTCGCAACGGTGGTGCTGTTCAGCTTGAAGCCGGGTGGCAGGAACTTGGAGATGTCGTCCACAGTCGTGAAGGCGGGTCGCGGGGTGCCTTGAACTGTCCTCGAACTTGACGCCACTGAAGAGACTCTCCagactggagctgctgctgccctcgtCCGGActggtcgtcgtcgttgtcgtgcTGGTGGTTTTAGCTGTTGTCCTGGGTGGCTTGTAGCCCTTGGGCAGCAGACCCGCCAACGCCACATCCTGTACTGTGACCTGACCGTTCTTGAAGGACCGACTGATGGTGCTGTTGCGTCCTGGCTTCCTAGGCGGCTCCACGGCGGGCGCTTCTGTCTTAGAGGTGGTGGTTGTGATCTTTCGGTTCTTGTAGCTCGACTTCGGCTTGAATCCGACAGGCAGGAGTCCGGCCAGCTCATCCATTTCGCTCTCGTCAAAGTGCTGCACCTTGACCCgactgctgccactgctcgTGTTGCTCGGAGCCGGCGTGGTCTTTCGTTGGAACTTCCTGATGTGCGGCGCAAATGGACCTAACCCGGATCCGGATCCCAGTGTGGTGCTCGTGGCTGGTGTGGAGGAATCCATTTGGCTAATGATCGGATACTTCCCGGACAGCAGGCCGCTGGACAGCTCCGACTGCACACGGTCCAGTTTATCGATGATGCTTTCTGTGGAGGCGGCCAGTGGCGGggctgtggatgtggacgAGGTGGAAGTGCTCGGCTCCTCGCTGCTCTCCGGCTGCTTCTgtgggggctgctgctgctgctgcttggagTGCACCTTGCGCTCCAGCTCGGAGAGCATCTGCTTGGTCTCCTCCTGCTCGATGGCCGGGAAGGGCAGAAAGCGGGCTCCGTTGATGCTCCGGCTTGGCAGTATCGATGCCACTACGACATAGTTCTCGGTGGCATTGGCAGTGTCCCCGTTCGCGggcaggttttttttttgaagaTCTGGATCTGTGAACTCCTCCTCTGTCTGGACCTCTTCTGGCTTGCCCTCATCCGGGGGTATACTCGGCGTTACCGGAGCCGGAAGCACTGTTGAGCCATTGACCACGCTCTTGGTGGTCACCACGGAGATGACCTCGCGCTCTTCCTCGTGCTCGCTGCTGGTCGTTGGCCTAGAGCTGGAGCTAGAGTGCTGCGTTTCTGTCTCACTGGTGGAATCCTCGGGTTCTGCCTCGCCCGTTTCCTCAtcctcgtactcgtactcctcGCCCTCGCCGAGACCCTCTTCGTCATCGTAATCGGATGACTCGGATTCTTCCTCCTGCTTGGCCTTATCATTGGGGGTGGGAGAATGAGGATCCTCCTGCTTAGGAGTGGCTGCTTCCACCTGCCTGGGAATAACAGGATCCTGCTCCTGCTTGGGAATGCTCTCTGGCACTGGCATTTCCGTGGTGCCCTCCACCAGAATCTCTTCGGTGGATTCACTCTCCAGAGGCATAGGTGTGGTAGCCTTctccttttccttttcctcATCCTCTGCGTACTCATAGTCATTACTGGCGGGCAGGGTGGTGGTGCCTTCACTGGAGCTTGTGGTCTCCGACGAATCGGTCTGGGACTCTtcggtgctgctggtgctggacGGGTCCGCATCCTCCTCATTTTGGGTAACCGTCTCGGGGATGGCAGCTTCGTTCTGGGTGACTATCACTGGGGTTACCTCTCCCTCCTCCTGGAGCGGCAGCTTCTCCAAACTGGACGACTCAGAGTGATCTTCTGGCCGTTCCCCAGACTCCTGCTCGTACTGCTCTCCGCTGTCTACCTCTTCttccagctcctgctcctgctgggcCTCATCCTCTTCCTCCTGCTCTGCGCTCTCagtggtgctggtggtgcgGGCCGTGGGGCGTGTCAGCTTCAgcctgctgtcgctgttgtaGTTGAGAGGGCGCTTGCTGGTCGCGGCCAGCGGCTCGTTGACCTCTCGACTGATGAACACAGGCCGCCGGGGATTGGGCGACTTGCGTCCGAAGCTGGGCCGATCCGCGGGTGTGTTCTGCGTGGTCGTGGTCGTAGACGTCGCCTTGGAGCGGTTGCTGCCAAAGCGATTGTACCGCTTGCTGCTCACGGTCGTGGATGTGGTTGGGGCTGTGGAGCTGCCGGGCTGGTAGCGATTGCGTGGCCTGTACGGACTTGGCGCTGGGGTGGCCGGAGACTCGGAAAGGGACGAGACTGTTGCCTGAGACTGTGTGCGCGTGCGTGTGGGCGAGAACCCACCGCTGTTGCCAAAGGGACGTTTGCTGGACGTCGGACGCTTGGCGCTCTGcaaagagagagatggagatgcAGAGATGAGCGGATGTTAGCTACGGATTGCAGATTCGCGGAGGTAACTCCAGTGCATTGTTACGGATTACGGAGCAGCCCAGACCAGGCCAGACCGTTCACAGCCTCGAATCTTGCGGTTGTCGTCATGGGAAACTGTTACAGTTTCGACATGGACACGAAACATCACAATCTCTGCGCAGCGCTGCGGTTCGTCTGTCAATTGTTTTGCGTGCGAACTCTTCTCAGTTGCAGCCCCCTGCCGCTTGCCGCCTGCCACGGCCCCTAGCCCTCATCCGAGCCATTCAACTGATTCTCCAAAATTTGTCTAAAGTGTTTTGTGCAAATTTGCCCCGCACCATCCCCCCTTTTCATCCCCTGGAGCTGTCCATAATTTATGCGCtcgtatttatttaatttttatgtgAAGGCAACCTCCAACTGTCTACAGCTCTGGGCTTCCGACTGGAGACTTTTCCGACGGTTTCCTCTCCGCAGCTTGCCCAAGGATGAACAGTATCTTCACATTCACAGACTAATCATGATTAGTCTTCAGCCAATCCATTTCCACTAATGACAGATCGGGCGCCCACTGGCAGTGCCATTATTGTCGCTTAATCGTGAGCTGATTTGATATTTGAGTCAGCATTAATCTCGGCAACAATTTCGCTCAAATGGCCCCAAACAAATTGCGGCAATTAAACTGAGAAATTTATGTGGGGGCACCTAAAACAcgaagagaaagagagcggCGGAACAATGATGAGGGCAGGCAGAGATCTTTTCCCCCCGCTTTGACATTTCAATTACAAAATGTTTGAAGATTTTTGAAGTAAATGAAAAAATTACGACATGAGATGGGATGGGAAGACAGCTCTATAGATTAGCCTTAAAGACTGAAATGTATGAATGCTATTAAAGTAGAAAGGTAGGGGTTTATCTGAAGAATAAATGGACTTGTTCCGTTCTATATCTTAGAGATCCTTAGAGAGGGCTCAGGCTCTGTTTTTAGAGATCACATGCACTCTTGAAAGCTACGAAACTGGTTACCAAAGAAACAACAGGTGGACGAATGTGGTATAAGTAGTCGTATACTGCAATAGTACGGGTATACCCTCTCAAAAgtgtaaatatttattgagTAAACAGAAACATCTTGAAAACatataaacaaacaaaacaaaactgcCGAAGAGCCCCCTTGATAAACATTTCTGTGGTTTGCTTTTGCCAAAAACATTAGTGGGGGATCGTGGAATGTAATGTTGTTCGGGTGAAAggtaaaatatatttttgccATAATTCGATTGAACTTTTTTGTGGTTCTTAGCTATATACAATATTGTTGAAATCTAGGCAAAAAGAGACCCGACCCGTGCCGAAACGAACTGGTTCTGAAGTCTCTTTTTTCGGCCTGCCTCAAAACATTTAGCGGTTGGAAGTCACGTAAGAGCAGAAATGGCTTCCAGCCATTCCAACTACAACTCCGACACCGAACCGAGCCGATGCCTGATATTGGCCAAAATCAGAGCAGAGCCAATTGTTTTGTTAGCTCTTATGCAATGCCAAAAACGAAattgtttctgttttctgtttttgtttgggtTTCTGTGTTTCTTGTTATTCCAATTGAAATTGCTTTTACTTtcccgatccgatccgaacAGCGATGCGATCCACTTCTCTATTCGCTTTCCCTTCGCTCTCCTTACCTCCCTGAAGTGGGCCAGAAACTGCGTCTTCTGGTGAGGCACATTGATGCGCTGCGTCTGGGGCTGAAAGCCGCCGCTCAGCCTGTTCCCTGAGCCGACGCTGCCGTTGCGTATCGCCCTGGAGCGTGTGAAGCCGTTGGTCAGTCCCGTGGACGACGACGCGGACGTTGCACCAACTCcgcc harbors:
- the LOC117192260 gene encoding mucin-5AC-like; its protein translation is MSGKVKRPTLSASVPLCHSFFYFFPGGTIIWLCLCLCLVFCSVSAQDTSSYYFPSQKRFVPSSGAFPRQQQQSLGNFRGSSGGFSPAPGSYQEQLLFIANENGAKQVPAAAGSSPFGSPFGGTSQFAKSPPNRQSDYYDISPRPFGVPAGAAAAAAAGGVGATSASSSTGLTNGFTRSRAIRNGSVGSGNRLSGGFQPQTQRINVPHQKTQFLAHFRESAKRPTSSKRPFGNSGGFSPTRTRTQSQATVSSLSESPATPAPSPYRPRNRYQPGSSTAPTTSTTVSSKRYNRFGSNRSKATSTTTTTQNTPADRPSFGRKSPNPRRPVFISREVNEPLAATSKRPLNYNSDSRLKLTRPTARTTSTTESAEQEEEDEAQQEQELEEEVDSGEQYEQESGERPEDHSESSSLEKLPLQEEGEVTPVIVTQNEAAIPETVTQNEEDADPSSTSSTEESQTDSSETTSSSEGTTTLPASNDYEYAEDEEKEKEKATTPMPLESESTEEILVEGTTEMPVPESIPKQEQDPVIPRQVEAATPKQEDPHSPTPNDKAKQEEESESSDYDDEEGLGEGEEYEYEDEETGEAEPEDSTSETETQHSSSSSRPTTSSEHEEEREVISVVTTKSVVNGSTVLPAPVTPSIPPDEGKPEEVQTEEEFTDPDLQKKNLPANGDTANATENYVVVASILPSRSINGARFLPFPAIEQEETKQMLSELERKVHSKQQQQQPPQKQPESSEEPSTSTSSTSTAPPLAASTESIIDKLDRVQSELSSGLLSGKYPIISQMDSSTPATSTTLGSGSGLGPFAPHIRKFQRKTTPAPSNTSSGSSRVKVQHFDESEMDELAGLLPVGFKPKSSYKNRKITTTTSKTEAPAVEPPRKPGRNSTISRSFKNGQVTVQDVALAGLLPKGYKPPRTTAKTTSTTTTTTSPDEGSSSSSLESLFSGVKFEDNISKFLPPGFKLNSTTVATTTPRSHPVAVPFDDLSKFLPPGYKAPAKEKADAIPKLPEGVKPIKIEDLSALLPPGFKLNETAKADTSSDEDLLPSLLPPGFKSPKVHPASTSTSTSTTTNKPKAVASSTTEAPASEGSGLKVVFPKGFHKRLGSHRLTMPHPGNDGQADAVTPSSDGTPPVVIKKGPPTRATTEFTGWPTPPTTPLSIEKLNAQTINFEDLLTPSASSSTTNTSTSTTSTTTTTTPRPKKPGHCTADCDLAATIKIIDGVAWKPELLDHNTLEWKNLAHELEAQLNEVYSSADQLNKWYKKVRIDSFSKGSVLVDYYVELANITEDVDTQEIRKLFHDALTKPVAPALPDKDAEENETDSVSGPREEQLVTASYQMGKYIIDPVATDFSVIAMNLNTNVEFAEEDLLIPQWATVVIVIGVGSLVFVIIFGVTVLLNRQKRAKKTPIPLTNDILNELKVNHMGGADNYGVDDFYNIDDPWNDSKQPIKPKRFTNSMHGSNSSNIYDSWRSTRHPHSNADYFYAQQPTYSQKGDSLKWPHHGHQYPTHTHQQQQHQQHPQQHQQAYGHQYPDAFADAHQMYSYNNHASRTRYSRDYDPDF